In a single window of the Nicotiana tomentosiformis chromosome 8, ASM39032v3, whole genome shotgun sequence genome:
- the LOC104115890 gene encoding transcription factor TCP17-like, with protein MNHQLQVSDKEDKSSSSEEEEEEEKEKEEDFFQENILQIHYQNQHFHQFYQKQTDSHYAKWANFTSPALVPKHQNNTQCPSYKEEIKKVSPKKKPKRTNTDVIEVHRSRIVRATGRKDRHSKVSTASGPRDRRVRLSPNTAIQFYDVQDRLGYDRPSKAIDWLIKKAKAAIDALENNPFQVFSRQIDSTNKALNWRTINVENEEGQFALDQSPKVSQEYSDIPKYECGVQNDSPIGNLSLLSSANDPKIQFVSDFQRYQQGHFHSDTKKQAQDSFFNFQSSQDQSILSSNNNLELREDSTFSFLSHNFPSVLGQNQLFYQRESLQSSAFSVPLNTQFQTVSYANNGFVNEEEEHGTFSTPSAINATTLLHYQD; from the coding sequence ATGAATCATCAACTTCAAGTATCAGATAAAGAAGACAAATCCTCATCAtcagaagaagaggaagaagaagaaaaagaaaaggaagaggatttttttcaagaaaatatccTCCAAATTCATTACCAAAACCAGCATTTCCACCAATTCTACCAAAAACAAACAGATTCCCACTACGCAAAATGGGCTAATTTCACTTCCCCTGCTTTAGTCCCAAAGCACCAAAATAACACACAATGTCCAAGTTACAAAGAAGAAATCAAGAAAGTATCACCAAAAAAGAAGCCAAAGAGAACCAACACAGATGTGATAGAAGTCCACAGAAGCCGCATTGTCCGAGCTACAGGACGAAAAGACCGGCACAGCAAGGTTTCAACAGCTAGCGGCCCGAGGGACAGGCGAGTGAGGCTCTCACCAAACACTGCAATTCAATTTTATGATGTCCAAGATCGACTTGGCTATGACCGTCCAAGTAAGGCGATCGATTGGCTAATTAAAAAAGCTAAAGCTGCAATTGATGCACTTGAAAATAATCCCTTTCAAGTGTTTTCCAGACAGATTGACTCGACAAATAAAGCATTGAATTGGCGAACAATAAATGTTGAAAACGAAGAAGGCCAATTTGCTCTTGACCAGAGTCCAAAAGTTAGTCAAGAATATAGTGACATTCCAAAATATGAATGTGGAGTTCAGAATGACAGCCCAATTGGGAATTTGAGCTTGCTTTCATCAGCTAATGACCCCAAGATtcaatttgtaagtgattttcaGAGATACCAACAAGGCCATTTTCACTCAGATACCAAAAAgcaagctcaagacagctttttCAATTTCCAGTCATCCCAAGATCAGTCCATTCTTTCTTCAAACAACAATTTAGAGTTAAGAGAGGATTCAACATTCAGCTTTTTATCACATAACTTCCCCTCAGTTTTAGGCCAAAACCAGCTGTTTTATCAGAGGGAATCCCTTCAGTCCAGTGCTTTTAGTGTTCCATTGAACACACAGTTTCAGACTGTTTCTTATGCTAACAATGGATTTGTCAATGAAGAAGAGGAACATGGTACATTTTCCACTCCTTCAGCCATTAATGCAACTACACTTCTACATTATCAAGATTAG